In a single window of the Desulfovibrio mangrovi genome:
- the rd gene encoding rubredoxin: MQKYVCSICGYEYDPAEGDPDNGVAAGTKFEDIPSDWVCPVCGAPKSEFEPA, encoded by the coding sequence ATGCAGAAGTACGTTTGTTCCATCTGTGGTTATGAGTACGATCCCGCCGAAGGCGATCCCGATAACGGCGTAGCTGCCGGTACCAAGTTCGAAGACATTCCCTCTGACTGGGTGTGCCCCGTGTGCGGCGCTCCCAAGAGCGAATTCGAACCTGCCTAG
- a CDS encoding desulfoferrodoxin, producing the protein MPKFLEVYKCTHCGNMVEVLVGGGAEIVCCGEEMQLQAEGTVDAAKEKHVPVIEKTPNGFKVKVGAVAHPMEEKHWIQWIELVADGVSYTKFLNPGDAPEAEFCISATKVTAREYCNLHGHWKAEL; encoded by the coding sequence ATGCCCAAGTTCCTCGAAGTTTATAAGTGCACGCATTGTGGCAACATGGTTGAAGTTCTGGTCGGCGGCGGTGCCGAGATCGTCTGTTGCGGCGAAGAAATGCAGCTTCAGGCAGAAGGCACTGTTGACGCGGCCAAGGAAAAGCACGTACCTGTCATCGAGAAGACCCCCAATGGCTTCAAGGTGAAGGTTGGTGCCGTGGCCCATCCCATGGAAGAGAAGCATTGGATTCAGTGGATCGAACTGGTGGCAGACGGCGTGAGCTACACCAAGTTCCTCAATCCCGGCGATGCTCCGGAAGCTGAATTCTGCATCTCCGCTACCAAGGTTACCGCCCGCGAATACTGCAACCTGCACGGCCACTGGAAGGCTGAGCTGTAA
- a CDS encoding PilZ domain-containing protein — protein sequence MTTSHLERRKHSRLELKAYGFSHLCCVHYGGKSLEVHLIDISPGGARIRYLNAAGSRPESLSSVHFDTKLNMNGVQLNGLGSSVRWVNGDECGLKFDRELELAASDLQLLLNP from the coding sequence ATGACGACATCACACCTTGAACGTCGCAAGCATTCGCGTCTTGAGCTCAAGGCTTACGGCTTCAGCCATTTGTGTTGCGTTCATTATGGTGGAAAGAGCCTTGAGGTGCACCTTATCGACATCAGTCCGGGTGGGGCGAGAATTCGATATCTTAATGCGGCCGGTTCGCGGCCGGAATCACTATCTTCCGTCCATTTCGATACAAAGCTGAACATGAACGGGGTGCAGTTGAACGGGCTGGGCAGTTCGGTGCGCTGGGTGAATGGGGATGAGTGCGGGCTTAAGTTCGATCGTGAGCTTGAGTTGGCGGCCTCTGATTTGCAGTTGCTGCTCAATCCCTGA